In Papaver somniferum cultivar HN1 chromosome 1, ASM357369v1, whole genome shotgun sequence, a genomic segment contains:
- the LOC113329246 gene encoding uncharacterized protein LOC113329246 isoform X2 yields the protein MASFCRSAARSGMRSMAASRNQNLNSKPFSSPFPLPTTSSLPRTSRFAVALASVESMMPLHSAIANSRLKSSIAVDSSCWSWMSQDFAVPR from the exons ATGGCTTCGTTTTGTAGATCAGCTGCGAGGTCAGGGATGAGATCCATGGCTGCGTCACGGAACCAAAACCTAAATTCAAAACCTTTCTCTTCTCCGTTCCCTCTTCCAACAACAAGCTCTCTTCCTCGCACTTCTAG atTTGCAGTGGCCCTGGCaagtgtggaatcaatgatgCCTCTTCACAGTGCAATTGCTAATTCTCGTCTCAAATCAAGTATTGCTGTTGACTCTAGTTGCTGGAGTTGGATGTCCCAAG ATTTTGCAGTTCCTCGGTGA
- the LOC113329246 gene encoding uncharacterized protein LOC113329246 isoform X1, which produces MASFCRSAARSGMRSMAASRNQNLNSKPFSSPFPLPTTSSLPRTSRFAVALASVESMMPLHSAIANSRLKSSIAVDSSCWSWMSQGLSLPL; this is translated from the exons ATGGCTTCGTTTTGTAGATCAGCTGCGAGGTCAGGGATGAGATCCATGGCTGCGTCACGGAACCAAAACCTAAATTCAAAACCTTTCTCTTCTCCGTTCCCTCTTCCAACAACAAGCTCTCTTCCTCGCACTTCTAG atTTGCAGTGGCCCTGGCaagtgtggaatcaatgatgCCTCTTCACAGTGCAATTGCTAATTCTCGTCTCAAATCAAGTATTGCTGTTGACTCTAGTTGCTGGAGTTGGATGTCCCAAG GGCTTTCATTACCATTGTGA